The Phycisphaerales bacterium genome includes a region encoding these proteins:
- a CDS encoding TVP38/TMEM64 family protein, which produces MKSLTPSLHLKLFLIVAGIVGLILVPYFLWHEPLDAYFESSEFAARVASARPYAWAIAIFLLVGDLFLPIPAPPVIATVGLVYGMFWGGLIGTVGLMLAGLVAYGLARLAGRRAARLLASDEEIADLQTFFNTWGVGGIIASRAMPVAPEVLTFMAGLARMRLGRFLAALAMGSIPMGFLLAWAGHAAGTSSRLLLVLTLVPAGLWCVYLVWVPRLRSRRRARAGRPGSR; this is translated from the coding sequence GTGAAGAGCTTGACGCCATCCCTGCATCTGAAGCTGTTTCTCATTGTGGCGGGCATCGTCGGCCTGATCCTCGTGCCGTATTTCCTCTGGCACGAGCCGCTGGATGCGTACTTCGAGTCGTCTGAGTTCGCGGCGCGAGTCGCCTCCGCACGGCCCTACGCATGGGCGATCGCGATTTTCTTGCTGGTGGGTGATCTGTTTCTGCCGATTCCGGCCCCGCCGGTGATTGCGACCGTGGGGCTCGTCTACGGCATGTTCTGGGGTGGTTTGATCGGGACGGTGGGGTTGATGCTGGCGGGACTGGTGGCGTATGGCTTGGCGCGACTGGCCGGGCGTCGAGCCGCGAGGTTGCTGGCCAGTGACGAGGAGATTGCCGACCTGCAGACGTTCTTCAACACGTGGGGGGTCGGTGGGATTATCGCCTCACGTGCCATGCCTGTGGCTCCCGAGGTCCTGACCTTCATGGCGGGCCTCGCGCGGATGCGCCTGGGACGATTCTTGGCGGCGCTTGCGATGGGGTCGATTCCGATGGGCTTCCTGCTGGCGTGGGCCGGACACGCGGCGGGCACATCCTCGAGACTGCTGCTGGTATTGACGCTGGTGCCGGCCGGCCTTTGGTGTGTTTACCTGGTGTGGGTCCCGCGACTGCGTTCGCGACGTCGGGCGCGGGCAGGGCGACCGGGGAGCCGGTAG
- a CDS encoding SUMF1/EgtB/PvdO family nonheme iron enzyme yields MIRLSTGYYVSRYETTQEQYELVMGSNPMPRPCSRCPVANVTGDEALEFCARLTEFERGRGTLPEGYVYGLPTYAQYLQYVADAPLEGSVTPAGGRGGTHLDTALPVGSGEVNRLGIYDLRGNVSEYLSERYNTGSLTLVGADWNTHRSDFLTVRNRAGFMDKDRKGWNAGFRCVLVPE; encoded by the coding sequence ATGATCCGGCTTTCCACCGGCTACTACGTCTCGCGCTACGAGACCACGCAGGAGCAATACGAACTCGTAATGGGCTCGAACCCCATGCCGCGGCCGTGCTCACGCTGCCCGGTCGCCAATGTCACCGGCGACGAGGCGCTCGAATTCTGCGCGCGGCTGACGGAGTTCGAGCGCGGGCGGGGCACCTTGCCGGAGGGGTACGTTTATGGGCTGCCGACCTACGCCCAATACTTGCAGTACGTCGCGGATGCTCCGCTGGAGGGGTCGGTGACACCCGCGGGCGGGCGCGGCGGTACGCATTTGGACACGGCCCTGCCGGTGGGCAGCGGGGAGGTTAACCGCCTGGGGATTTACGACCTGCGCGGCAATGTGTCGGAGTACCTGAGCGAACGCTACAACACGGGGTCGCTGACGCTGGTTGGGGCCGACTGGAACACGCACCGCAGCGACTTCCTTACGGTGCGCAATCGGGCGGGGTTCATGGACAAGGACAGAAAGGGGTGGAACGCCGGTTTCCGCTGCGTGCTGGTGCCGGAATAG
- the katG gene encoding catalase/peroxidase HPI: MAQSTPEKQAENGGKCPVTGAHSEAGRYTAARTMSLQDWWPNQLDLQMLHQNSALSNPMGAEFNYAEEFKKLDLAALKRDLRELMTDSQDWWPADYGHYGPLFIRMAWHSAGTYRVSDGRGGASDGTQRFAPLNSWPDNANLDKARRLLWPIKQKYGRQISWADLMILTGNVALESMGFKTLGFAGGREDVWEPQTDVYWGPETEWLGDKRYSGDRELENPLAAVQMGLIYVNPEGPNGNPDPLLSARDVRETFARMAMNDEETVALIAGGHTFGKCHGAGDAALVGPEPEAAPIEQQNLGWISSYGSGKAGDTITSGIEGAWKPNPTTWDMGYLKVLFKYEWELVKSPAGAHQWLAKDVAEENMVVDAHDPSKKHRPMMTTADLALKFDPNYERIARRYLENPEEFADAFARAWFKLTHRDMGPRSRYLGPEVPEEVMIWQDPVPQVDHKLIGDEEIAVLKSRILDSGLSVSQLVSTAWASASTFRGSDKRGGANGARIRFAPQKDWEVNQPAQLAEVLRTLEKIQQDFNSAQTGDKKVSLADLIVLGGCAAVEQAAKRAGHEVRVPFSPGRTDASKELTDASSFAVLEPTADGFRNYLRAGHGRPAEELLVDRAQLLTLTAPEMAVLVGGLRVLGANLGASPHGVFTKRPETLSNDFFVNLLDMGTEWRPAEGKPGVFEGLDRATGAVKWTGTRVDLIFGSHSQLRAIAEVYASTDGQQKFVRDFAAAWNKVMNLDRFDLAN, encoded by the coding sequence ATGGCTCAATCCACACCCGAGAAACAGGCCGAGAACGGCGGCAAGTGCCCCGTGACGGGTGCACATTCCGAAGCCGGTCGATACACCGCCGCGCGGACCATGTCGCTACAGGACTGGTGGCCGAATCAGTTGGACCTCCAGATGCTGCATCAGAATTCGGCACTCAGCAATCCGATGGGCGCGGAATTCAATTACGCCGAGGAGTTCAAGAAGCTCGATCTCGCGGCCCTGAAGCGGGATCTCCGCGAGTTGATGACGGATTCCCAGGATTGGTGGCCGGCCGACTACGGGCATTACGGGCCGCTGTTCATTCGCATGGCCTGGCACAGCGCGGGAACGTATCGCGTGTCCGACGGCCGCGGCGGCGCCTCCGATGGCACCCAGCGCTTCGCCCCGCTCAACAGTTGGCCGGACAATGCCAACCTCGACAAGGCGCGCCGGTTGCTATGGCCGATCAAGCAGAAGTACGGCCGCCAGATTTCCTGGGCCGACTTGATGATTCTGACGGGCAACGTGGCGCTCGAATCAATGGGCTTCAAGACCCTCGGATTCGCCGGTGGGCGCGAAGACGTCTGGGAGCCCCAGACCGATGTGTACTGGGGGCCTGAGACAGAGTGGCTCGGCGACAAGCGTTACAGCGGGGATCGTGAGCTTGAGAATCCCCTTGCGGCCGTACAGATGGGCCTGATCTACGTGAACCCGGAAGGCCCGAACGGCAACCCCGATCCCCTGCTCTCGGCCCGCGATGTTCGCGAAACCTTCGCGCGGATGGCGATGAATGACGAAGAGACAGTCGCACTCATCGCCGGTGGGCACACCTTCGGCAAATGTCACGGCGCCGGGGATGCGGCCCTCGTCGGGCCGGAACCCGAAGCTGCCCCCATCGAGCAGCAGAACCTTGGCTGGATCAGCAGTTATGGCAGTGGCAAAGCCGGCGACACGATCACCAGTGGTATCGAAGGCGCCTGGAAACCAAACCCGACCACGTGGGACATGGGCTATCTCAAGGTGCTGTTCAAGTACGAGTGGGAACTCGTCAAGAGCCCGGCTGGCGCCCATCAGTGGCTGGCCAAGGACGTGGCCGAAGAGAACATGGTGGTGGACGCCCACGATCCGTCCAAGAAGCACCGGCCGATGATGACCACTGCGGATCTGGCGCTGAAGTTCGACCCGAACTATGAGCGCATTGCACGACGTTACCTCGAAAACCCGGAGGAGTTCGCGGATGCCTTCGCCCGCGCATGGTTCAAATTGACCCACCGCGACATGGGCCCGCGCTCCCGTTACCTGGGACCGGAGGTTCCGGAAGAGGTCATGATCTGGCAGGATCCCGTTCCCCAGGTCGATCACAAGTTGATCGGGGACGAAGAGATCGCGGTCCTCAAGAGCAGGATTCTTGACTCCGGCTTGTCCGTTTCACAACTGGTTTCGACCGCCTGGGCATCCGCATCAACTTTCCGCGGCTCCGACAAGCGCGGCGGTGCCAACGGAGCCCGTATTCGCTTTGCGCCACAGAAGGATTGGGAAGTCAATCAGCCGGCCCAGCTTGCAGAAGTGCTCCGCACGTTGGAGAAAATCCAGCAGGACTTCAACAGTGCGCAGACCGGCGACAAGAAGGTCTCACTCGCGGATCTGATCGTCCTGGGCGGCTGTGCGGCCGTCGAACAGGCGGCGAAGCGCGCCGGGCATGAGGTGCGGGTTCCGTTCTCGCCGGGCCGCACCGATGCGTCGAAGGAGCTGACCGACGCGAGTTCCTTTGCAGTACTCGAACCGACCGCAGACGGTTTCCGCAATTACCTCAGAGCAGGGCATGGGCGGCCGGCGGAGGAACTGCTCGTGGATCGGGCGCAGTTGCTGACGCTGACCGCACCTGAAATGGCGGTACTCGTCGGAGGGTTGCGGGTTCTGGGGGCGAACTTGGGCGCTTCCCCGCACGGGGTGTTCACCAAGCGCCCAGAGACCCTCAGCAACGACTTCTTCGTGAACCTCCTGGACATGGGCACGGAGTGGCGACCGGCGGAGGGGAAACCGGGCGTTTTCGAGGGGCTGGATCGTGCCACCGGTGCGGTCAAGTGGACGGGTACACGGGTTGACCTGATTTTCGGTTCGCACTCCCAATTGCGCGCGATCGCGGAGGTCTATGCCAGTACCGATGGACAGCAGAAGTTCGTCCGGGACTTCGCGGCGGCGTGGAATAAGGTGATGAATCTCGATCGTTTTGACTTGGCAAACTGA
- a CDS encoding type II toxin-antitoxin system prevent-host-death family antitoxin: MNEISVTALRMGTAAVLERVERGETITITRDGAPVAALLPADAAVWCEALQARFRDRVPPFTQSALDAWIASVMDRADLTELLAPGASVAAVDSPPEVSL, translated from the coding sequence ATGAATGAAATTTCTGTGACAGCCCTCCGGATGGGCACCGCGGCGGTGCTTGAGCGCGTTGAACGCGGGGAGACCATCACCATCACCAGGGACGGTGCGCCGGTAGCGGCCCTACTGCCCGCGGATGCGGCGGTCTGGTGCGAAGCGCTGCAAGCGCGCTTCCGGGATAGGGTGCCACCGTTCACGCAAAGCGCCTTGGATGCGTGGATTGCATCCGTCATGGACCGCGCCGACCTGACGGAACTGCTGGCGCCCGGGGCGAGTGTGGCGGCGGTGGACTCGCCCCCCGAAGTGTCACTTTGA
- a CDS encoding Mu-like prophage major head subunit gpT family protein has product MKNLQLITTAPVDVEARAGDPKKLPKVAALVYGGGALRVPGWYSPVVIDLAGLKARDPLTILLDHDGSKPVGQGRAVIGDKSVEVAATLTARDDENVQKVLNHAAGGFQWSASVGVRVDRSEFVAAGASVIVNGRAQRGPLTVARSGVLQEVSLVAIGADDEAAATIAASYAQEVQHMQETTTEVDAALVVERERVAHIEAICKGVQGCDEIRAAALAGEIDERELSRRLLAHVRAARPNVSGTTTTRGHSPAQKGDVLAAALLKYCGRADVGERAYGAATMEAADDLRVGSLHDLAAAALTLEHQTVPRGRGEMLKAAFSTLSMPVALGNAAHKLALAAYQAAPSAWRRCCRVVPVTNYKDNSFIRLNVAGDFDVLPPGGELKHAQAGEQPFSVKAELLGKVLVIDEQIIKNDDAGVLADAATAVGRAGARAVADAFIRTVLSGVGSHFTSGNGNYDSGTDTPLSIDSFGAAVALLRGMTDADGRPIDVEPRTLLVPPALEAIGRRILTSVEVNNFADETSATAPVGNAWYKSAELAVDPRLSNETFTGASAKHWLLFGPTDASPVLMAFVDGAEEPQVEIVDLPIDQLGIGLRGTIRFGCALADPAAAVYMKGEN; this is encoded by the coding sequence ATGAAGAATCTGCAACTTATTACTACCGCCCCCGTCGATGTTGAGGCCCGCGCCGGTGATCCAAAGAAGCTGCCCAAGGTGGCGGCACTGGTCTACGGCGGCGGCGCGCTGCGCGTGCCGGGCTGGTACTCCCCTGTTGTCATTGACCTTGCCGGGCTCAAGGCCCGCGATCCGCTCACCATCCTGCTAGATCATGACGGATCGAAACCGGTGGGGCAGGGGCGGGCGGTGATCGGGGACAAGAGCGTTGAAGTAGCTGCGACCCTCACCGCCCGCGACGATGAAAATGTTCAGAAGGTGTTGAATCACGCCGCGGGCGGGTTTCAGTGGTCCGCTTCGGTGGGCGTGCGCGTTGACCGATCCGAATTCGTGGCGGCTGGTGCATCCGTGATTGTGAACGGTCGCGCGCAAAGGGGACCGCTCACGGTGGCGCGGTCCGGCGTTCTACAGGAAGTCTCGTTGGTCGCAATCGGCGCGGATGATGAAGCCGCGGCAACGATTGCGGCGAGCTATGCACAGGAGGTGCAACACATGCAAGAGACTACTACCGAAGTTGATGCGGCCTTGGTGGTCGAGCGCGAGCGGGTCGCGCACATCGAGGCGATCTGCAAAGGCGTCCAGGGGTGCGACGAAATCCGCGCGGCGGCGCTGGCTGGCGAGATTGACGAGCGCGAGCTTTCGCGCCGACTGCTGGCCCACGTTCGGGCGGCACGCCCGAACGTGAGTGGCACTACCACAACGCGCGGGCACAGTCCGGCGCAGAAGGGCGACGTTCTGGCTGCGGCCCTGCTGAAGTACTGCGGCCGTGCCGACGTCGGCGAGCGGGCGTACGGTGCTGCCACGATGGAAGCTGCCGACGATCTCCGGGTTGGTTCGCTGCACGATCTTGCGGCGGCGGCGCTGACGCTGGAGCATCAGACCGTTCCCCGCGGCCGCGGCGAGATGTTGAAGGCGGCTTTCTCGACGTTGAGCATGCCGGTTGCCCTGGGCAACGCGGCGCACAAGTTGGCGCTTGCGGCCTACCAGGCGGCCCCTTCTGCGTGGCGGCGCTGCTGCAGGGTGGTGCCCGTCACCAACTACAAGGACAACTCGTTCATCCGCCTCAACGTCGCTGGCGACTTCGACGTGCTGCCCCCCGGCGGCGAACTGAAGCACGCGCAGGCGGGCGAGCAGCCGTTCTCGGTGAAAGCTGAGTTACTCGGCAAGGTCTTGGTGATTGACGAGCAAATCATCAAGAACGACGACGCCGGGGTGCTGGCGGATGCGGCGACGGCCGTTGGTCGCGCTGGCGCCCGGGCGGTGGCGGATGCTTTCATTCGTACCGTGCTCAGTGGTGTGGGCTCACACTTCACATCGGGAAATGGCAATTATGACAGTGGCACCGATACGCCGCTCTCGATCGACTCATTCGGGGCGGCGGTGGCGCTGCTGCGGGGCATGACCGACGCCGACGGGCGGCCGATCGACGTCGAACCCCGAACGCTACTGGTACCGCCCGCGCTGGAGGCGATCGGGCGGCGCATCTTAACTTCCGTCGAAGTCAACAATTTCGCTGACGAGACCAGCGCGACGGCCCCGGTGGGCAATGCGTGGTACAAGTCGGCCGAGCTCGCTGTTGACCCGCGACTGAGCAACGAGACCTTCACGGGTGCGAGCGCCAAGCACTGGCTGCTGTTCGGCCCGACCGACGCCAGCCCGGTGCTGATGGCCTTCGTCGATGGCGCCGAGGAGCCCCAGGTTGAAATTGTCGATCTGCCCATCGACCAACTCGGCATCGGGCTTCGCGGGACCATCCGCTTCGGCTGCGCCTTGGCCGACCCCGCGGCGGCCGTCTACATGAAGGGCGAAAACTGA
- a CDS encoding transcriptional repressor, giving the protein MPSDPAILLRERGIQVTAQRLAVLRAVAGRPHGTADAIAEDVRANIGAISRQAVYDTLGLLVEKGLIRRIQPAGSPARYEDRVGDHHHHMICRTCGKTVDVDCAISGALHLNDEVRAGFRIDEAEVIYWGVCPGCLSARPGADDGAK; this is encoded by the coding sequence ATGCCGAGCGATCCAGCCATCTTACTCCGCGAACGCGGCATCCAAGTTACAGCCCAGCGCCTGGCCGTGCTGAGAGCGGTTGCGGGTCGCCCCCACGGCACGGCAGACGCCATCGCCGAGGATGTGCGTGCCAATATCGGAGCCATCTCGCGCCAGGCGGTTTACGACACGCTCGGCCTCCTGGTTGAGAAGGGCCTCATCCGGCGCATCCAACCGGCCGGTTCGCCGGCCCGCTACGAAGATCGGGTCGGGGATCATCACCACCACATGATCTGCCGCACCTGCGGGAAAACGGTCGACGTCGACTGCGCCATTAGTGGCGCCCTGCATCTGAACGACGAAGTCCGCGCAGGTTTCCGGATCGATGAGGCAGAAGTGATCTATTGGGGCGTCTGCCCGGGTTGTCTCAGCGCGAGGCCCGGCGCGGATGATGGAGCGAAGTGA